CAGCCGGTCCAGCCCCAGGCGGCAGCCCGGACTTCCAGGATCTCGATGACCAGGGCGTCGCCCGGCATGACCCCTTCGACAAACACCGGGCCGGTCAGGGGATGCCCGCGTGGTCCGGCGAGGGCTGGGTAGGCATCCTGCTCGATCAGGGCCCGCAGCCCCTCTGGGGCGTCCAGTTCGCCTGAAGCGACCCGGCGGGCCACCGCGCCCCCGGAGGCGTCGAGGGTATCGAAGGTGACGCGGTCTCCCGGCTGTGCTCTCAGGGCGGGGGCAAGATCCCGGTTCCAGCTGGTGTGGATGTGTGAGGCGTCGAGAACATGGTCAGTCATGCCAGCAGACTACGGCCCGGCGGGGAGGGCGGTGCCACGGGGAGGGGCGCGGCACCTGGGCTCGTAAGACCCACAGGCAAAGCACAGGAAGGGGAGAGCCCCTGAAGGCCCTCCCCAGACGCTGATCTGAACCCGTTTCAGGCGTTCATAGCGGCGACGTTGATCTTTCCTGCGATCTGCGTCAGCTGATCGTCCGTGCGCTTCTCTTCCCCCAGGGTCTGCTCGAGCAGTTGCACAGCCTCATCGTCGCCCAGCAGTTGGGCGTAGGTCCGCGCGGTGCCGTAACACGCGATTTCGTGGTGCTCCATGGCCTGCTGGCAGGCGATCAGTCCGGCTTCGAGCACCTCGGGTGCGGCGCCCTGGCTCATCAGCTTCTGGGCTTCCTGGATGAGGCCCTGCATCGCGAGGTTGGTTTCGCCGCTGGGCTGAGCGCCCAGTTTCTGAAACAGCTGGTCGAGCCGCTGGATCTGCTGCTGGGTCTGGTCGATATGCATCGTCAGGCCCTGCTGC
This window of the Deinococcus malanensis genome carries:
- a CDS encoding ferritin-like domain-containing protein, which produces MPMQMQDLSDLYVLKLQEIYSAEQQGLEAMQQAAQAVTTPELQQGLTMHIDQTQQQIQRLDQLFQKLGAQPSGETNLAMQGLIQEAQKLMSQGAAPEVLEAGLIACQQAMEHHEIACYGTARTYAQLLGDDEAVQLLEQTLGEEKRTDDQLTQIAGKINVAAMNA